The following coding sequences are from one Triticum aestivum cultivar Chinese Spring chromosome 5A, IWGSC CS RefSeq v2.1, whole genome shotgun sequence window:
- the LOC123106272 gene encoding coiled-coil-helix-coiled-coil-helix domain-containing protein 10, mitochondrial encodes MGRRSGGGGGSRSAPRPAAPAPKPAAKPASASAPAKNSSAPAPDKKPSALAPAQSSFLGSVNDGFGFAVGMSMARSLLGGRREEPAPASPAHADADADACGIHNQDFTNCIYTNASDISRCQNYFDLLYQCRRGGGAGAGEASTIA; translated from the exons ATGGGGCGCCGCTCTG GAGGAGGCGGCGGTTCCCGCAGTGCGCCACGTCCCGCAGCCCCGGCACCCAAGCCGGCGGCCAAGCCAGCGTCCGCTTCGGCGCCGGCCAAGAACTCGTCCGCGCCGGCGCCGGATAAGAAACCGTCCGCGCTGGCCCCGGCCCAGAGCTCCTTCCTCGGATCCGTTAACGACG GGTTCGGATTTGCCGTCGGGATGAGCATGGCGCGCTCCTTATTGGGCGGGCGCAGAGAGGAGCCGGCGCCCGCCTCTCCCgcccacgccgacgccgacgccgacgcgtgCGGCATCCACAACCAGGACTTCACCAAT TGCATCTACACGAACGCGAGCGACATCAGCCGGTGCCAGAACTACTTCGACCTCCTCTACCAGTGCCGCCGCGGAGGAGGCGCAGGAGCAGGAGAGGCCTCCACCATCGCCTAA